One Panicum virgatum strain AP13 chromosome 3N, P.virgatum_v5, whole genome shotgun sequence DNA segment encodes these proteins:
- the LOC120664123 gene encoding L-type lectin-domain containing receptor kinase VIII.2-like produces the protein MPMPAPAMARAALPLALALLLLLRGAPEPAAAVRFDYATLTLGSLKLLGDAHLKNGTIRLSRDLPVPTSGSGRALYASAVPVRAGFSTQFAFTVATLNPSSIGGGLAFVVAADDSSLGDAGPYIGVATGTDAAAVEFDTLMDVQFGDVNGNHVGLDLGSMVSAAVADLDEAGVELTSGRTVNAWIDYRPDKSKGGGILEVSVSYAAKRPRTPVLSAPVDLGESVKDAAFVGFSASTQGSTEVHAIEWWSFSTASPAPAPHSAPTPPPESPVVQPPPSVNPVLPSPLLPGVMTPSPPSATVSAPTSSISAASAPSNASMGNAGSPHPPAHAAVAGAATAGAFVAASFAGFALWALARRARARKRTALAVATKRDSLASAAALVRSPREFSSKELSAATRGFDASRVIGNGAFGTVYKGIIPDTGAMVAVKRCTKANANANGERARSEFLSELSIIAGLRHRNLLRLQGWCYEKGEILLVYDYMRNGSLDKALFDASAPVLPWHNRREILAGVASALAYLHHECERRVIHRDVKSSNVMLDEAFRARLGDFGLARQAEHGESPDATTAAGTMGYLAPEYLLTGRATEGTDVFSFGALVLEVACGRRPIGTEGRCNNLVEWVWSLHGEARILDAVDPRLGGEFDEGEVRRALLVGLACSSPEPALRPGMRAVVQMLSGEADPPFVPAARPSMSFSANHQLLLSLQDSVSDYNALGLTLSDSSSDSQSSSSLTSTLRRGGHDIGFSSTGGDAR, from the coding sequence ATGCCAATGCCGGCGCCCGCCATGGCAAGAGCCGCGCTCCCGCTGGCActggcgctcctcctcctcctgcggggcGCCCctgagccggccgccgcggtgCGGTTCGACTACGCCACGCTGACGCTCGGCAGCCTCAAGCTGCTCGGCGACGCGCACCTCAAGAACGGCACCATCCGCCTCTCCCGCGACCTGCCCGTCCCGACGTCCGGCTCCGGCCGCGCGCTCTACGCCTCCGCGGTCCCCGTCCGCGCCGGCTTCTCCACCCAGTTTGCCTTCACCGTCGCCACGCTCAACCCCTCCTCCATCGGTGGCGGGCTCGCCTTCGTCGTCGCCGCAGACGACTCCTCCCTCGGCGACGCCGGGCCCTACATCGGCGTCGCCACCGGgaccgacgccgccgcggtcgAGTTCGACACGCTCATGGACGTGCAGTTCGGGGACGTGAACGGGAACCACGTCGGCCTGGATCTCGGCTCCATGGTgtcggccgccgtcgccgatctCGACGAGGCCGGCGTCGAGCTCACCAGCGGGAGAACCGTCAACGCATGGATCGACTACCGACCGGACAAATCGAAAGGAGGGGGGATCTTAGAGGTGTCCGTGTCCTACGCCGCCAAGCGGCCGAGGACGCCGGTGCTGTCCGCGCCGGTCGACCTTGGGGAGAGCGTCAAGGACGCGGCTTTCGTGGGCTTCTCGGCGTCCACGCAGGGGAGCACAGAGGTGCACGCGATCGAGTGGTGGAGCTTctcgacagcgtcgccggcgccggcgccgcattcggcgcccacgccgccgccggaatcACCGGTCGTTCAGCCGCCGCCGAGCGTCAATCCGGTGCTTCCTTCACCGCTGCTCCCTGGAGTGATGACTCCATCGCCGCCATCCGCGACGGTTTCGGCGCCGACCAGCTCCATCTCGGCGGCGAGCGCTCCGTCGAACGCCTCCATGGGGAATGCCGGCTCGCCGCACCCGCCCGCGCACGCGgccgtggccggcgccgccacggcgGGCGCCTTCGTGGCCGCCTCGTTCGCGGGCTTCGCGCTCTGGGCGCTGGCGCGCCGCGCGAGGGCCCGGAAGCGCACGGCGCTGGCGGTGGCCACGAAACGCGACAGCCTCGCGTCCGCCGCGGCGCTTGTGCGATCGCCGCGGGAGTTCAGCTCCAAGGAGCTGAGCGCCGCCACGCGCGGCTTCGACGCGTCCCGCGTGATCGGCAACGGGGCGTTCGGCACCGTGTACAAGGGCATCATCCCGGACACCGGCGCCATGGTCGCCGTGAAGCGGTGCACCAAGGCGAACGCCAATGCCAACGGCGAGCGGGCGCGGTCCGAGTTTTTGTCCGAGCTCTCCATcatcgccggcctccgccaccgcaaCCTGCTCCGCCTCCAGGGTTGGTGCTACGAGAAAGGCGAGATCCTGCTGGTGTACGACTACATGCGCAACGGCAGCCTCGACAAGGCCCTGTTCGACGCCTCGGCGCCGGTTCTCCCGTGGCACAACCGCCGCGAGATCCTCGCCGGCGTGGCCTCGGCGCTGGCGTACCTCCACCACGAGTGCGAGCGGCGCGTCATCCACCGGGACGTCAAGTCCAGCAACGTCATGCTCGACGAGGCGTTCCGCGCGCGGCTCGGCGACTTCGGCCTGGCGCGGCAGGCGGAGCACGGCGAGTCCCCCGACGCGACCACCGCGGCCGGCACGATGGGCTACCTGGCGCCGGAGTACCTGCTCACCGGGCGCGCCACCGAGGGCACCGACGTGTTCAGCTTCGGCGCGCTGGTGCTGGAggtggcgtgcgggcggcggccgatCGGCACGGAGGGCCGGTGCAACAACCTCGTGGAGTGGGTGTGGAGCCTCCACGGCGAGGCCCGCATCCTGGACGCCGTGGACCCGCGGCTGGGCGGCGAGTTCGACGAGGGCGAGGTGCGGCGGGCGCTGCTGGTGGGGCTGGCGTGCTCGAGCCCAGAGCCGGCGCTGCGGCCCGGGATGCGCGCCGTGGTGCAGATGCTGAGCGGCGAGGCGGACCCGCCGTTcgtgccggcggcgcggccgtcgaTGAGCTTCAGCGCCAACCACCAGCTGTTGCTGAGCCTCCAGGACAGCGTGTCCGACTACAACGCGCTGGGGCTGACCCTGTCGGACTCGTCGTCGGACTCGCAGAGCTCGTCGTCGCTGACCAGCACCCTGCGAAGGGGCGGCCACGACATAGGGTTCAgcagcaccggcggcgacgccaGGTGA
- the LOC120664126 gene encoding isovaleryl-CoA dehydrogenase, mitochondrial-like: protein MQRWLPAILRRASPGGGAARLFSSSSLLFDETQEQFKESVHKFAQEAVAPHAAAIDASNRFPTGVDLWRLMGDFSLHGLTAPEEYGGMGLGYMYHCIAMEEISRASGSVGLSYGAHSNLCINQLVRHGNPEQKQKYLPKLISGEHIGALAMSEPNSGSDVVSMKCKAEKVDGGYVINGNKMWCTNGPSAQTLVIYAKTDLAAGSKGITAFIIEKGMPGFSTAQKLDKLGMRGSDTCELVFENCFVPHENVLGEEGKGVYVMMSGLDLERLVLAAGPIGLMQACLDAVLPYVRQREQFGRPIGEFQFIQGKMADMYTSLQSSRSFVYSVARDCDNGKVDRKDCAGVILFAAEKATQVALQAIQCLGGNGYINEYPTGRLLRDAKLFEIGAGTSEIRRMIIGRELFKED, encoded by the exons ATGCAGCGGTGGCTCCCGGCGATCCTCCGCCGCGcgtcccccggcggcggcgcggcgcggctttTCTCCTCGTCCTCCCTCCTCTTCGACGAGACGCAGGAGCAG TTCAAGGAGAGCGTGCACAAGTTCGCGCAGGAGGCCgtcgcgccgcacgccgccgcgatCGACGCCTCCAACCGTTTCCCCACGGGCGTTGACCTGTGGAGGCTCATGGGGGACTTCAGCCTCCACGGCCTCACCGCGCCGGAGGAGTACGGCGGGATGGGGCTCGGCTACATGTACCACTGCATCGCCATGGAGGAGATCAGCAGGGCCTCCGGGTCCGTCGGCCTCTCCTACGGCGCGCACTCCAACCTCTGCATCAACCAGCTG GTCCGTCATGGCAACCCGGAGCAGAAGCAGAAGTATCTACCCAAG CTGATCAGTGGTGAGCATATCGGGGCGTTAGCAATGAGCGAACCCAACT CTGGTTCTGATGTGGTCAGTATGAAATGCAAAGCTGAGAAAGTGGACGGTGGCTATGTCATCAATGGGAATAAGATGTGGTGCACGAATGGGCCTTCTGCTCAGACACTG GTTATTTATGCAAAAACGGATTTAGCTGCAGGGTCAAAAGGAATAACTGCATTCATAATCGAGAAAGGGATGCCTGG GTTCAGTACTGCTCAAAAGTTGGACAAACTTGGCATGCGAGGAAGCGACAC GTGTGAGCTTGTTTTTGAGAATTGCTTTGTGCCACACGAAAATGTTCTTGGTGAAGAGGGCAAAG GTGTTTATGTCATGATGTCAGGGCTTGATCTGGAAAGACTTGTATTAGCTGCAGGTCCCATTGGTCTTATGCAGGCATGCCTTGATGCCGTACTTCCATATGTTCGCCAGAGGGAGCAGTTTGGCCGTCCAATTGGTGAATTTCAGTTCATACAG GGTAAAATGGCTGACATGTACACCTCGCTGCAGTCATCAAG ATCATTCGTATACTCAGTTGCTAGGGACTGTGATAATGGCAAAGTTGACCGCAAG GATTGTGCAGGAGTAATTCTTTTTGCTGCTGAAAAGGCAACCCAAGTTGCACTTCAG GCAATCCAGTGTCTTGGTGGCAATGGGTACATAAATGAGTACCCAACTGGTCGTCTCCTCAGAGATGCAAAGCTGTTTGAGATTGGTGCTGGTACTAGTGAGATAAGAAGAATGATAATTGGCCGTGAGCTCTTCAAAGAGGATTGA
- the LOC120664127 gene encoding tetraspanin-6-like isoform X2, protein MYPYRFSNLLIGYLNLGTLLASIPIIGAGLWLAKGSTATCSSILQTPLLVVGFVVLLISLAGFVGACFHVAWALWLYLVAIMLLIAFLLGITAFGFAVTAGGGGTQIPGRPYREYHITDYSSWLQNHMQDMKYWKPALACVVGSKACAKIANWTPMDYLQHDLTPIQSGCCKPPTACQYSGGMPVGAQDEDCYRWNNAANILCYQCNSCKAGVMEQIRQDWHKISVLNVIVLVALICICSCGCCAFRNARRSLSEYPYGVNRMSKINPRWDYYWGRWFRGRREQLY, encoded by the exons ATGTATCCCTACCGCTTCAGCAACTTGCTGATCGGCTACCTCAACCTGGGGACGCTCCTCGCCTCAATTCCGATCATCGGGGCAGGGCTTTGGCTGGCCAAGGGCTCCACGGCAACATGTTCCTCGATTCTGCAGACGCCACTCCTCGTCGTCGGCTTCGTCGTGCTCCTCATCTCTCTTGCTGGTTTCGTGGGCGCCTGCTTCCATGTCGCTTGGGCCCTGTGGCTGTACCTCGTCGCCATTATGCTCCTCATCGCTTTCCTTCTTGGGATCACAGCCTTCGGGTTCGCAGTCACAGCAGGAGGCGGAGGCACACAGATTCCAGGGAGGCCTTATAGGGAGTACCACATCACAGACTACTCCTCATGGCTCCAGAACCACATGCAGGACATGAAGTACTGGAAGCCAGCCCTTGCTTGTGTGGTTGGGTCCAAGGCCTGTGCCAAGATTGCGAACTGGACACCCATGGATTACCTCCAGCATGATCTCACGCCAATACAG TCCGGTTGCTGCAAACCACCAACAGCATGCCAATACAGTGGAGGCATGCCCGTCGGAGCGCAGGATGAGGACTGCTATCGGTGGAACAATGCCGCGAACATCCTCTGCTACCAGTGCAACTCGTGCAAGGCTGGCGTAATGGAGCAGATCCGCCAGGACTGGCACAAGATCTCGGTCCTCAACGTCATCGTCCTCGTCGCCCTCATCTGCATCTGCTCCTGTGGGTGCTGCGCCTTCAGAAACGCTCGTCGCTCCTTATCCGAGTACCCATATGGGGTAAACCGCATGTCCAAGATAAACCCACGCTGGGACTACTACTG GGGGCGATGGTTCCGTGGTAGAAGAGAACAGCTCTACTAG
- the LOC120664127 gene encoding tetraspanin-6-like isoform X3, which produces MYPYRFSNLLIGYLNLGTLLASIPIIGAGLWLAKGSTATCSSILQTPLLVVGFVVLLISLAGFVGACFHVAWALWLYLVAIMLLIAFLLGITAFGFAVTAGGGGTQIPGRPYREYHITDYSSWLQNHMQDMKYWKPALACVVGSKACAKIANWTPMDYLQHDLTPIQSGCCKPPTACQYSGGMPVGAQDEDCYRWNNAANILCYQCNSCKAGVMEQIRQDWHKISVLNVIVLVALICICSCGCCAFRNARRSLSEYPYGGAMVPW; this is translated from the exons ATGTATCCCTACCGCTTCAGCAACTTGCTGATCGGCTACCTCAACCTGGGGACGCTCCTCGCCTCAATTCCGATCATCGGGGCAGGGCTTTGGCTGGCCAAGGGCTCCACGGCAACATGTTCCTCGATTCTGCAGACGCCACTCCTCGTCGTCGGCTTCGTCGTGCTCCTCATCTCTCTTGCTGGTTTCGTGGGCGCCTGCTTCCATGTCGCTTGGGCCCTGTGGCTGTACCTCGTCGCCATTATGCTCCTCATCGCTTTCCTTCTTGGGATCACAGCCTTCGGGTTCGCAGTCACAGCAGGAGGCGGAGGCACACAGATTCCAGGGAGGCCTTATAGGGAGTACCACATCACAGACTACTCCTCATGGCTCCAGAACCACATGCAGGACATGAAGTACTGGAAGCCAGCCCTTGCTTGTGTGGTTGGGTCCAAGGCCTGTGCCAAGATTGCGAACTGGACACCCATGGATTACCTCCAGCATGATCTCACGCCAATACAG TCCGGTTGCTGCAAACCACCAACAGCATGCCAATACAGTGGAGGCATGCCCGTCGGAGCGCAGGATGAGGACTGCTATCGGTGGAACAATGCCGCGAACATCCTCTGCTACCAGTGCAACTCGTGCAAGGCTGGCGTAATGGAGCAGATCCGCCAGGACTGGCACAAGATCTCGGTCCTCAACGTCATCGTCCTCGTCGCCCTCATCTGCATCTGCTCCTGTGGGTGCTGCGCCTTCAGAAACGCTCGTCGCTCCTTATCCGAGTACCCATATGGG GGGGCGATGGTTCCGTGGTAG
- the LOC120664127 gene encoding tetraspanin-6-like isoform X1 — MYPYRFSNLLIGYLNLGTLLASIPIIGAGLWLAKGSTATCSSILQTPLLVVGFVVLLISLAGFVGACFHVAWALWLYLVAIMLLIAFLLGITAFGFAVTAGGGGTQIPGRPYREYHITDYSSWLQNHMQDMKYWKPALACVVGSKACAKIANWTPMDYLQHDLTPIQSGCCKPPTACQYSGGMPVGAQDEDCYRWNNAANILCYQCNSCKAGVMEQIRQDWHKISVLNVIVLVALICICSCGCCAFRNARRSLSEYPYGVNRMSKINPRWDYYWYSAKCFSCTLNCFASWQLFFLCKIDFRIENIELY, encoded by the exons ATGTATCCCTACCGCTTCAGCAACTTGCTGATCGGCTACCTCAACCTGGGGACGCTCCTCGCCTCAATTCCGATCATCGGGGCAGGGCTTTGGCTGGCCAAGGGCTCCACGGCAACATGTTCCTCGATTCTGCAGACGCCACTCCTCGTCGTCGGCTTCGTCGTGCTCCTCATCTCTCTTGCTGGTTTCGTGGGCGCCTGCTTCCATGTCGCTTGGGCCCTGTGGCTGTACCTCGTCGCCATTATGCTCCTCATCGCTTTCCTTCTTGGGATCACAGCCTTCGGGTTCGCAGTCACAGCAGGAGGCGGAGGCACACAGATTCCAGGGAGGCCTTATAGGGAGTACCACATCACAGACTACTCCTCATGGCTCCAGAACCACATGCAGGACATGAAGTACTGGAAGCCAGCCCTTGCTTGTGTGGTTGGGTCCAAGGCCTGTGCCAAGATTGCGAACTGGACACCCATGGATTACCTCCAGCATGATCTCACGCCAATACAG TCCGGTTGCTGCAAACCACCAACAGCATGCCAATACAGTGGAGGCATGCCCGTCGGAGCGCAGGATGAGGACTGCTATCGGTGGAACAATGCCGCGAACATCCTCTGCTACCAGTGCAACTCGTGCAAGGCTGGCGTAATGGAGCAGATCCGCCAGGACTGGCACAAGATCTCGGTCCTCAACGTCATCGTCCTCGTCGCCCTCATCTGCATCTGCTCCTGTGGGTGCTGCGCCTTCAGAAACGCTCGTCGCTCCTTATCCGAGTACCCATATGGGGTAAACCGCATGTCCAAGATAAACCCACGCTGGGACTACTACTGGTACTCAGCAAAATGTTTCAGTTGCACACTCAACTGTTTTGCAAGTTGGCAACTCttttttctttgtaaaattgATTTCAGAATTGAAAACATAGAATTATATTAG
- the LOC120664128 gene encoding uncharacterized protein LOC120664128: protein MAFLRALQRALPPLSSPAAALLRRAPHALPPPPAPLRFLDPIGLRPFSAVATASQAPPMGASLFGGLMDTRFPKRRPGFANRRKRASLRPKGPYYWVKCNPGEPIPTSQPNKGSVKGRKEKKRIKQRKAFIMAEKNKRRAQYSAAVKRKEAERTERKMAAVARERAWAERLIELKQLEEEKKAAIA, encoded by the exons ATGGCGTTCCTCCGGGCTCTCCAGCGAGCCCTCCCGCCGTTgtcttcgccggcggcggctctccTCCGGCGCGCCCCGCAtgcgcttcctcctcctccggctcctctTCGGTTCCTGGATCCGATCGGGTTGCGCCCCTTCTCCGCCGTCGCCACTGCCTCGCAGGCGCCGCCCATGGGGGCCAGCCTCTTTGGCGGGCTCATGGACACCCGGTTCCCTAAGCGCCGGCCGGGCTTCGCCAACCGGCGGAAGAGGGCCAGCTTGCGCCCCAAAG GTCCATATTACTGGGTGAAGTGCAATCCTGGGGAACCCATACCAACTAGCCAGCCGAACAAAGGGAGTGTgaaagggaggaaggagaagaagcggATCAAGCAGCGCAAGGCCTTTATCATG GCTGAAAAGAATAAGCGCAGAGCGCAGTATTCAGCTGCGGTTAAGAGAAAGGAGGCAGAACGAACAGAAAGGAAGATGGCTGCTGTGGCAAGAGAGCGGGCATGGGCAGAAAGGTTGATAGAGCTaaaacagctcgaggaagaaaAGAAAGCTGCAATAGCTTAA